In Zingiber officinale cultivar Zhangliang chromosome 6A, Zo_v1.1, whole genome shotgun sequence, a single genomic region encodes these proteins:
- the LOC121996904 gene encoding probable 3-hydroxyisobutyryl-CoA hydrolase 3 isoform X1, with amino-acid sequence MAPNRPSNYEDDQVLVEGNSHIKTMILNRPLKFNALNYQMVLQLSEEFQKLENDPVVGLVIVKANGKVFCAGGDVIEYYRCSLTAQWALAAKIYQKQLTLDYLVATYIKPVVFLINGAVMGGGAGLSMNTSYRVVTENTVFAMPEAAIGHYPDVGASYFLSKLPGFLGEYLGLTGARLNGAEMVACGLATHFVPSKNLLLLEKSLHEVDVAEPNTIEGIISKYTQQVPLKEHSVLHRLNLIDHFFSKQTVEQILSSLEHENATLKEEWITKSIRSMKAASPINLKIFFMSIRKGRIEPLEECLIRDSRISSHSIRRTMSNDFLVGVRATLLEKNYKPKWEPSKLELVSNDMVETYLTKIPEIEGWKELQLPTRDMLEKALRAKL; translated from the exons ATGGCTCCAAATAGGCCTTCAAATTACGAGGATgatcag GTTTTGGTGGAAGGAAACTCTCATATAAAGACAATGATACTAAATAGGCCTCTAAAATTCAACGCCCTCAACTATCAAATG GTTTTGCAATTGTCGGAGGAGTTCCAGAAGTTGGAAAATGATCCTGTTGTTGGGTTGGTAATTGTAAAG GCAAATGGAAAAGTATTTTGTGCGGGAGGAGATGTTATTGAATACTATCGTTGCTCGCTCACAG CTCAGTGGGCACTGGCAGCTAAAATTTATCAAAAGCAACTCACCTTGGACTACCTAGTGGCAACATACATTAAGCCCGTG GTTTTCCTGATCAATGGGGCAGTGATGGGAGGTGGTGCTGGACTTTCTATGAACACAAGCTACCGAGTCGTTACCGAAAATACG GTCTTTGCAATGCCAGAAGCAGCTATAGGGCATTATCCGGATGTTGGAGCATCTTATTTTCTTTCTAAGCTTCCCGGCTTCTTAG GGGAATATCTTGGCCTTACTGGTGCAAGACTGAATGGTGCTGAGATGGTAGCATGTGGACTTGCCACTCACTTTGTTCCTTCAAAA AATTTACTTTTGTTGGAGAAATCATTGCATGAGGTGGATGTTGCTGAACCAAATACAATCGAGGGAATTATTAGCAAATATACTCAGCAAGTGCCATTGAAAGAACACAGTGTTCTTCATAG GCTTAACCTCATCGACCACTTTTTCTCAAAACAAACAGTAGAACAAATCTTATCTTCCTTG GAACATGAGAATGCAACTTTGAAAGAGGAGTGGATTACTAAGTCAATAAGATCAATGAAGGCAGCATCACCAATAAATCTTAAGATCTTCTTTATGTCG ATTAGGAAAGGTCGAATTGAACCACTTGAAGAGTGCCTAATTCGAGACAGTAGAATATCTTCTCATTCTATTCGACGAACAATGTCGAACGACTTTCTTGTG GGTGTTAGGGCAACACTATTGGAGAAAAATTACAAACCAAAG TGGGAGCCTTCGAAATTGGAACTGGTTAGCAATGATATGGTGGAGACATATCTGACAAAGATACCTGAGATTGAAGGCTGGAAAGAACTCCAACTTCCTACCAGAGACATGCTTgagaaggcactcagagctaaaCTCTAG
- the LOC121996904 gene encoding probable 3-hydroxyisobutyryl-CoA hydrolase 3 isoform X2 gives MAPNRPSNYEDDQVLVEGNSHIKTMILNRPLKFNALNYQMVLQLSEEFQKLENDPVVGLVIVKANGKVFCAGGDVIEYYRCSLTAQWALAAKIYQKQLTLDYLVATYIKPVVFLINGAVMGGGAGLSMNTSYRVVTENTVFAMPEAAIGHYPDVGASYFLSKLPGFLGEYLGLTGARLNGAEMVACGLATHFVPSKKSLHEVDVAEPNTIEGIISKYTQQVPLKEHSVLHRLNLIDHFFSKQTVEQILSSLEHENATLKEEWITKSIRSMKAASPINLKIFFMSIRKGRIEPLEECLIRDSRISSHSIRRTMSNDFLVGVRATLLEKNYKPKWEPSKLELVSNDMVETYLTKIPEIEGWKELQLPTRDMLEKALRAKL, from the exons ATGGCTCCAAATAGGCCTTCAAATTACGAGGATgatcag GTTTTGGTGGAAGGAAACTCTCATATAAAGACAATGATACTAAATAGGCCTCTAAAATTCAACGCCCTCAACTATCAAATG GTTTTGCAATTGTCGGAGGAGTTCCAGAAGTTGGAAAATGATCCTGTTGTTGGGTTGGTAATTGTAAAG GCAAATGGAAAAGTATTTTGTGCGGGAGGAGATGTTATTGAATACTATCGTTGCTCGCTCACAG CTCAGTGGGCACTGGCAGCTAAAATTTATCAAAAGCAACTCACCTTGGACTACCTAGTGGCAACATACATTAAGCCCGTG GTTTTCCTGATCAATGGGGCAGTGATGGGAGGTGGTGCTGGACTTTCTATGAACACAAGCTACCGAGTCGTTACCGAAAATACG GTCTTTGCAATGCCAGAAGCAGCTATAGGGCATTATCCGGATGTTGGAGCATCTTATTTTCTTTCTAAGCTTCCCGGCTTCTTAG GGGAATATCTTGGCCTTACTGGTGCAAGACTGAATGGTGCTGAGATGGTAGCATGTGGACTTGCCACTCACTTTGTTCCTTCAAAA AAATCATTGCATGAGGTGGATGTTGCTGAACCAAATACAATCGAGGGAATTATTAGCAAATATACTCAGCAAGTGCCATTGAAAGAACACAGTGTTCTTCATAG GCTTAACCTCATCGACCACTTTTTCTCAAAACAAACAGTAGAACAAATCTTATCTTCCTTG GAACATGAGAATGCAACTTTGAAAGAGGAGTGGATTACTAAGTCAATAAGATCAATGAAGGCAGCATCACCAATAAATCTTAAGATCTTCTTTATGTCG ATTAGGAAAGGTCGAATTGAACCACTTGAAGAGTGCCTAATTCGAGACAGTAGAATATCTTCTCATTCTATTCGACGAACAATGTCGAACGACTTTCTTGTG GGTGTTAGGGCAACACTATTGGAGAAAAATTACAAACCAAAG TGGGAGCCTTCGAAATTGGAACTGGTTAGCAATGATATGGTGGAGACATATCTGACAAAGATACCTGAGATTGAAGGCTGGAAAGAACTCCAACTTCCTACCAGAGACATGCTTgagaaggcactcagagctaaaCTCTAG
- the LOC121996904 gene encoding probable 3-hydroxyisobutyryl-CoA hydrolase 3 isoform X3, with protein sequence MEKYFVREEMLLNTIVARSQWALAAKIYQKQLTLDYLVATYIKPVVFLINGAVMGGGAGLSMNTSYRVVTENTVFAMPEAAIGHYPDVGASYFLSKLPGFLGEYLGLTGARLNGAEMVACGLATHFVPSKNLLLLEKSLHEVDVAEPNTIEGIISKYTQQVPLKEHSVLHRLNLIDHFFSKQTVEQILSSLEHENATLKEEWITKSIRSMKAASPINLKIFFMSIRKGRIEPLEECLIRDSRISSHSIRRTMSNDFLVGVRATLLEKNYKPKWEPSKLELVSNDMVETYLTKIPEIEGWKELQLPTRDMLEKALRAKL encoded by the exons ATGGAAAAGTATTTTGTGCGGGAGGAGATGTTATTGAATACTATCGTTGCTCGCTCACAG TGGGCACTGGCAGCTAAAATTTATCAAAAGCAACTCACCTTGGACTACCTAGTGGCAACATACATTAAGCCCGTG GTTTTCCTGATCAATGGGGCAGTGATGGGAGGTGGTGCTGGACTTTCTATGAACACAAGCTACCGAGTCGTTACCGAAAATACG GTCTTTGCAATGCCAGAAGCAGCTATAGGGCATTATCCGGATGTTGGAGCATCTTATTTTCTTTCTAAGCTTCCCGGCTTCTTAG GGGAATATCTTGGCCTTACTGGTGCAAGACTGAATGGTGCTGAGATGGTAGCATGTGGACTTGCCACTCACTTTGTTCCTTCAAAA AATTTACTTTTGTTGGAGAAATCATTGCATGAGGTGGATGTTGCTGAACCAAATACAATCGAGGGAATTATTAGCAAATATACTCAGCAAGTGCCATTGAAAGAACACAGTGTTCTTCATAG GCTTAACCTCATCGACCACTTTTTCTCAAAACAAACAGTAGAACAAATCTTATCTTCCTTG GAACATGAGAATGCAACTTTGAAAGAGGAGTGGATTACTAAGTCAATAAGATCAATGAAGGCAGCATCACCAATAAATCTTAAGATCTTCTTTATGTCG ATTAGGAAAGGTCGAATTGAACCACTTGAAGAGTGCCTAATTCGAGACAGTAGAATATCTTCTCATTCTATTCGACGAACAATGTCGAACGACTTTCTTGTG GGTGTTAGGGCAACACTATTGGAGAAAAATTACAAACCAAAG TGGGAGCCTTCGAAATTGGAACTGGTTAGCAATGATATGGTGGAGACATATCTGACAAAGATACCTGAGATTGAAGGCTGGAAAGAACTCCAACTTCCTACCAGAGACATGCTTgagaaggcactcagagctaaaCTCTAG